Proteins found in one Nocardia brasiliensis ATCC 700358 genomic segment:
- a CDS encoding BTAD domain-containing putative transcriptional regulator, which translates to MTALRVQFSMLGAVELSIDGVRQPLGGPKQRAVLAYLLINANRPVAVAALAQAVWEDNPPPDIRVSLHTIVSNLRKPLRDNGIEARSVLAQVGAGYRVAVAEDASDVQRFRVRKAAGLRALTAGRFRTASELLSSALGQWRGPVLADLRGLAFADAYAAVLDDDRLCAIEARAEADIAQGRAEAVVSELALLVADHPLREPLWEQLITALYADGRQSDALDAARRLRATLADELGIDPGLPIRELEARILRQEPLELRAKAAATSFRATTIVDQSAGGPTALLRDRSGTTYAVTGTITRIGRLPDNDIVLEHGKVSRHHAAILHNGLTYLIKDLLSANGVWVDGMRIVDSEALTDGAEIRIGDYELIFTLVPPEQEG; encoded by the coding sequence ATGACGGCGCTTCGAGTGCAGTTCAGCATGCTCGGCGCGGTGGAACTCTCGATCGACGGCGTACGCCAGCCGCTGGGCGGCCCGAAGCAGCGGGCGGTCCTCGCGTACCTGCTGATCAACGCGAATCGCCCGGTCGCGGTGGCGGCGCTCGCGCAAGCGGTCTGGGAGGACAACCCGCCGCCCGATATCCGGGTCAGCCTGCACACCATTGTGTCCAATCTGCGCAAACCGTTGCGGGACAACGGCATCGAAGCGCGCTCGGTGCTGGCGCAGGTCGGTGCGGGTTACCGGGTCGCGGTGGCCGAGGACGCGAGCGACGTGCAGCGCTTCCGCGTGCGCAAAGCGGCCGGGTTGCGCGCGCTGACCGCGGGCCGCTTCCGCACCGCGAGCGAGCTGCTGTCCAGCGCGCTCGGCCAGTGGCGCGGTCCGGTGCTCGCGGACCTGCGCGGGCTCGCGTTCGCCGACGCCTATGCCGCCGTGCTCGACGACGACCGGCTGTGCGCGATCGAAGCCCGCGCCGAAGCCGATATCGCCCAGGGGCGGGCCGAAGCCGTCGTCTCCGAGCTCGCTTTGCTCGTCGCCGACCATCCCCTGCGGGAACCGTTGTGGGAGCAGCTGATCACCGCGCTGTACGCGGACGGCCGCCAATCCGACGCGCTCGACGCCGCGCGCAGGCTGCGCGCGACCCTCGCCGACGAACTCGGCATCGATCCCGGCCTGCCGATCCGCGAACTCGAGGCGCGCATCCTGCGACAGGAGCCGCTCGAGCTCCGCGCCAAGGCGGCGGCGACCTCGTTCCGCGCCACCACCATCGTCGACCAGAGCGCCGGCGGCCCCACCGCTTTGCTGCGCGATCGCTCGGGCACCACCTACGCCGTCACCGGCACCATCACCCGGATCGGCCGGCTGCCCGACAACGACATCGTGCTCGAGCACGGCAAGGTCAGCCGCCATCACGCGGCGATCCTGCACAACGGACTCACCTACCTGATCAAGGACCTGCTCTCTGCCAACGGCGTCTGGGTAGACGGGATGCGCATCGTCGACAGCGAGGCGCTCACCGACGGCGCCGAGATCCGGATCGGCGACTACGAGCTGATCTTCACGCTGGTGCCGCCGGAACAAGAAGGGTGA
- a CDS encoding serine/threonine-protein kinase produces MTTERPPRTVGTRFGPYRLDRLIGRGGMGEVFEAYDTVKDRTVAVKVLAEQLNQDPVFRERFRRESHAAARLTEPHVIPIHDYGEIDGQLYIDMRLVDGENLRAVLRRDAPLAPERAVAVIRQIAAALDAAHADDLVHRDIKPDNILLTTDGFAYLVDFGIAQSSTSESLTADGSAIGSFHYMAPERFTSRLVTPAVDSYALACVLYECLTGARPFPAETDGEIMRAHLFEPPPRPSMIRREVPAGFDEVIARGLAKNPNARYTSAGALAAAAHRALTGTVTVAAAQTEPAAGAEVAAAPPTQRVRAATAADQVASEQDTGAWVATEVAAPPAITDSVTADPTAGAQALAGQEVSEREDAPQEAAGVAAEGRAGDVADPASVSAGPRVRVDRRVLRGVVALLVAILCATVALTSWSWMGNRVAGVPVADSSAVRGPDIDLLAVVGPSGYKRANCVHQDPDATTVAIVYCAANPAASDPAGRFLRFQTVEQLRAYYRGLFFDVFHSTNCPGDPPGPDGPSVVDGKEVGRKACFTSLVDDPAVPKPGLVLTNEAALALAVYIWTGPGEQPLRDYVGLRNGFQFKAAEAATDPDYFTAADRAVLDHLDGDFGPRNCRHLDPPAGPVNAMLSCGTRLGFPSAGFFGFPDRRAANLLYQANLGQFRGHACGAAGQDDLWRKDSAPVGRFFCYADTDTGFGAGTCIFALHDEFLVAAHFCTLRADDPDTGPKTEAELLAWFRKHIG; encoded by the coding sequence ATGACGACCGAACGGCCGCCGCGCACAGTGGGCACTCGGTTCGGGCCGTACCGGCTGGATCGGCTGATCGGGCGCGGCGGGATGGGCGAGGTGTTCGAGGCCTACGACACCGTCAAGGACCGGACCGTCGCGGTGAAGGTGCTCGCCGAGCAGCTCAACCAGGACCCGGTGTTCCGGGAACGGTTCCGCCGGGAATCGCATGCGGCGGCCCGGTTGACCGAACCGCACGTCATCCCGATCCACGACTACGGTGAGATCGACGGGCAGCTCTACATCGATATGCGCCTGGTCGACGGGGAAAACCTGCGCGCGGTGCTGCGGCGCGACGCGCCGCTGGCGCCCGAGCGCGCGGTCGCGGTGATCCGGCAGATCGCCGCGGCGCTGGATGCCGCGCACGCCGACGACCTGGTGCACCGGGATATCAAACCCGACAACATCCTGCTCACCACGGACGGTTTCGCCTACCTGGTCGACTTCGGCATCGCCCAGTCCAGCACGAGCGAGAGCCTGACCGCGGACGGGTCGGCGATCGGCTCGTTCCACTACATGGCGCCGGAGCGGTTCACCTCGCGGCTGGTGACACCGGCCGTCGACAGCTACGCGCTCGCCTGTGTGCTGTACGAATGCCTCACGGGCGCAAGGCCGTTCCCCGCCGAGACAGACGGCGAGATCATGCGCGCCCACCTCTTCGAACCCCCGCCGCGCCCCAGCATGATCCGCCGCGAAGTGCCCGCCGGTTTCGACGAGGTGATCGCCCGCGGCCTGGCGAAGAACCCCAATGCGCGCTACACCTCGGCCGGCGCTCTCGCCGCCGCAGCCCACCGCGCGCTCACCGGCACCGTGACGGTCGCAGCAGCGCAGACCGAGCCGGCCGCTGGTGCCGAGGTGGCAGCTGCACCGCCGACCCAGCGAGTCCGGGCGGCAACAGCCGCCGACCAGGTAGCGTCGGAGCAGGACACCGGCGCATGGGTCGCGACGGAAGTGGCTGCGCCACCGGCAATTACGGATTCAGTGACTGCCGACCCGACGGCTGGCGCGCAAGCTCTTGCCGGGCAGGAGGTCTCGGAGCGGGAGGATGCGCCCCAGGAGGCGGCCGGTGTTGCGGCCGAGGGCAGGGCAGGGGATGTCGCTGACCCGGCGTCTGTTTCCGCCGGCCCGCGAGTGCGCGTTGATCGGCGCGTGTTGCGTGGTGTCGTCGCCCTGCTGGTCGCAATACTATGTGCGACAGTTGCTTTGACAAGCTGGTCGTGGATGGGCAACCGTGTCGCCGGCGTGCCCGTCGCCGACTCGTCCGCGGTGCGTGGGCCCGATATCGATCTGCTCGCGGTGGTCGGGCCGTCGGGCTATAAGCGGGCCAACTGTGTTCATCAGGATCCGGACGCTACGACCGTCGCGATCGTGTACTGCGCGGCGAATCCGGCGGCCAGCGATCCGGCGGGCCGGTTCCTGCGGTTTCAGACGGTCGAGCAGCTGCGGGCCTACTATCGCGGGCTGTTCTTCGATGTGTTCCATTCGACGAACTGTCCGGGCGATCCACCCGGCCCGGATGGTCCGTCGGTGGTGGACGGCAAGGAGGTGGGGCGCAAGGCGTGCTTCACCAGTCTCGTGGACGATCCCGCGGTGCCGAAGCCGGGGCTGGTGCTCACCAACGAGGCGGCGCTGGCGCTCGCCGTCTACATCTGGACGGGGCCGGGGGAGCAGCCGCTGCGGGATTATGTGGGTCTGCGCAACGGGTTTCAGTTCAAAGCGGCGGAGGCGGCCACCGATCCGGACTACTTCACCGCCGCCGACCGAGCGGTACTCGACCATTTGGACGGAGATTTCGGGCCGCGCAACTGCCGGCACCTGGATCCGCCCGCGGGCCCGGTGAACGCCATGCTCAGCTGCGGCACGCGGTTGGGATTCCCGTCGGCGGGATTCTTCGGATTCCCCGACCGGCGCGCCGCCAACCTGCTGTATCAGGCGAACCTGGGCCAGTTCCGTGGCCATGCCTGCGGTGCCGCGGGCCAGGACGACCTGTGGCGCAAGGACTCCGCACCGGTCGGCCGGTTCTTCTGTTACGCCGACACCGACACCGGATTCGGCGCGGGCACCTGTATTTTCGCGCTGCACGACGAGTTCCTGGTGGCCGCGCACTTCTGCACGCTGCGCGCCGACGACCCGGACACCGGCCCGAAAACCGAAGCCGAGCTGCTCGCCTGGTTCCGCAAGCACATCGGCTGA
- a CDS encoding LysR family transcriptional regulator: MEFRHLVSFITIAEELHFGRAAQRLHLTQPSLSAQLQKLEKSLGVQLVARNSHEVKLTPAGREFESQARIIVAQMDRAAQVAKATAAGRAGTLNIGYNLPASRHVLPEALTKMTELHPDIVVSLWEKRTGPQLAALMDGSLDLAMVYGHPSTTDFRYRRLLHRVPLVAVVGRRHRWADRPGVPFAELEGQECVLFAREQCPAMYDSIFRAAADTRITLSVAQTADDPGATAHMVSVRPLVGFASLPRAISMGMGAPGSSSVAVKLFDPVPTLDLYAVWRADETNPAVALFLDCVDSPGPARIDIARAVSA, translated from the coding sequence ATGGAGTTCCGACATCTGGTTTCATTCATCACGATTGCCGAAGAGCTGCATTTCGGCCGCGCAGCGCAGCGCTTACATCTCACGCAGCCCAGTCTCAGTGCCCAGTTGCAGAAGCTGGAGAAGTCGTTGGGCGTGCAACTGGTCGCACGCAACTCGCACGAGGTCAAACTGACCCCGGCGGGACGGGAGTTCGAGAGTCAGGCCCGGATCATCGTCGCTCAGATGGACCGGGCGGCCCAGGTCGCGAAGGCGACCGCGGCCGGACGAGCAGGGACGCTCAACATCGGTTACAACCTGCCTGCCAGCAGACATGTGCTGCCGGAGGCGCTCACGAAGATGACCGAGCTGCACCCCGACATCGTGGTGTCGCTGTGGGAGAAACGGACCGGGCCGCAGCTCGCGGCGCTCATGGACGGATCACTCGATCTGGCGATGGTGTACGGGCACCCGAGTACCACGGATTTCCGGTATCGGCGGCTGCTGCACCGGGTTCCGCTGGTGGCGGTGGTCGGGCGACGGCACCGGTGGGCCGACCGGCCCGGGGTGCCGTTCGCCGAACTGGAAGGGCAGGAGTGCGTGCTGTTCGCCCGGGAACAGTGTCCGGCCATGTACGACTCGATCTTCCGGGCGGCCGCGGACACCAGGATCACGCTGTCGGTGGCGCAGACCGCCGACGATCCCGGCGCGACCGCGCACATGGTGTCGGTGCGCCCGCTGGTCGGGTTCGCGTCACTGCCGCGGGCGATTTCGATGGGTATGGGTGCGCCGGGCAGTAGTTCGGTGGCGGTGAAATTGTTCGATCCGGTACCGACGCTCGATTTGTACGCGGTGTGGCGTGCGGACGAGACGAATCCGGCGGTCGCATTGTTCTTGGACTGTGTCGATTCCCCCGGACCGGCCCGTATCGATATTGCCCGTGCGGTGTCGGCCTGA